Proteins found in one Sorghum bicolor cultivar BTx623 chromosome 1, Sorghum_bicolor_NCBIv3, whole genome shotgun sequence genomic segment:
- the LOC8082625 gene encoding telomerase reverse transcriptase isoform X2, translated as MTRRRRGGGGGPRGRVPRELHQAYGTLARTLGHAVLSLLPPPTPPGTPCSACRGRGGAAGCLACRRWGYLLRDGDPVAYRSLVTRAVCVVAPAGSSAPPPPRYTPGNAGHSQAKLVREMIKLMMADRTWRTTNVLSSGFHAGAQTTCASELVSSLSWEILLQRIGDLLMCYILRHSSIFVPVKKDGFFQVTGLPLNVFLQKPMFADMTKNQQPQSTKGKYLCYLCQMSQNISGGHVNNSKVAFPSPDTSTWKFDNPKSSGSYGSAKFTEPNCLIEECNRSELPFTNGSIKCSSLDYQNPRKRKRLYSWQRHNKQKQICSEDRLSTGGSKINISRVGVHDVLLEDLGATVNDKVQFLEPTVDNDYLAKSSDVTHSHAKEPYGVLSYEKSPSSVFDVRPSQCNNTSKIQSTFPQVGLPNFMHLNNGPICFNCLMLNSSKCVSVDLLISRHAIFYNRRTSYNIFHGNHILNRRKRSDALSLIIHIFGIKGCCTNLLKRDCHVSSTTNSNCLCLSLPKLMNKLIRNSKRCQYKKLFLKHCSVNSKKEIWLSTGSDEEKLQNLLHCWISWMFSDIVIPLLKAYFYVTERESRRYDVFYYPKTVWKDLTSTAIASLNKQNLRILRGTSRKKVRQLCCSSRVRFVPKAKDMRPLVNLKAQSKNVLLNNCHLIIKKVRDENPDKFGSSVFDYNNVHQNLWHFISSVRSHLKEKFKIYIVVADVSKAYDCINHDMLLKVVDDALKCDDYVLRKCKKVVCNWSKNALYRFDSNVSISNGDGICDFSIQLSSRGGILVDQGKFNKIQKKEIQCFLSKQVNCNVLKIGQNFYSQQIGIIQGNKLSPKLCSLYFGHLENSVLSEFLHDSKIDSKKDVSTPKSLLMRFIDDFIFISFSKEHALDFFNRIRRGFSDYNCYMNDRKYGFNFEVANSEHCCNRIYRSDDGFSFIPWSGLLINCETLEIQADYTRYLDISSTITVKTHSSAKYLESKLRHYMRPKCHPIFFDSTINSPGTVRLNIYQAFLLCAMKFHCYFRSMPDASIRKLELLHIIKRTFRYMHSLIVRRIHDVELQYNVRPVLKLRRKETMWLGLSAYLRVLQKKQSRYKDLLALLREEIQRCGHLDHHNDGLRYAVDDSHSSMFWKFKF; from the exons AtgacgcgccgccgccgcggcggaggcggcggccctCGGGGGAGGGTTCCCCGGGAGCTCCACCAGGCCTACGGCACACTGGCGCGCACTCTCGGCCACGCCGTCCTTTCGCTCctcccgccgccgacgccgccgggCACGCCCTGCTCCGCCTGCCGCGGGCGCGGAGGCGCCGCCGGTTGCCTCGCGTGCCGCCGCTGGGGGTACCTCCTCCGCGACGGGGACCCGGTCGCGTACCGCAGCCTCGTCACCCGCGCTGTCTGCGTCGTCGCGCCGGCTGGGTCGTCCGCACCCCCGCCGCCGCGGTACACGCCGGGGAATGCCGGGCACTCGCAGGCCAAG CTCGTTCGGGAGATGATCAAGTTGATGATGGCGGATCGAACGTGGAGGACAACCAACGTCCTCTCCAGCGGTTTCCATGCG GGTGCCCAAACTACGTGTGCTAGTGAGCTTGTTTCTTCTTTATCTTGGGAAATTCTCTTGCAAAGG ATTGGGGATTTACTCATGTGCTATATTCTAAGGCATTCATCAATATTTGTGCCTGTTAAGAAGGACGGTTTTTTTCAAGTAACTGGCCTCCCACTCAATGTTTTCCTGCAAAAGCCTATGTTTGCGGATATGACAAAAAATCAACAACCCCAATCCACGAAAGGAAAATACTTG TGCTATCTGTGCCAGATGTCACAAAACATATCTGGAGGCCATGTCAACAATTCAAAAGTTGCATTCCCTTCTCCAGATACCAGCACTTGGAAATTTGATAATCCAAAAAGCTCTGGAAGTTATGGTTCTGCAAAATTTACAGAACCCAATTGTTTAATTGAGGAATGTAATCGCTCAGAACTTCCTTTCACTAATGGATCAATAAAGTGTTCCAGTTTAGATTATCAGAATCCTAGGAAAAGAAAACGGCTGTACAGTTGGCAACGCCACAACAAACAGAAGCAGATTTGTTCTGAGGACAGGTTGTCAACTGGGGGGAGTAAAATAAACATCAGTCGAGTTGGTGTCCATGATGTATTACTGGAGGACTTGGGTGCTACGGTGAATGATAAAGTGCAGTTTTTGGAACCAACAGTAGATAATGATTATTTAGCAAAGAGCAGTGATGTGACTCATTCACATGCTAAAGAGCCATATGGTGTATTGTCCTATGAAAAATCACCAAGTTCTGTGTTTGATGTTAGACCTTCCCAGTGTAACAATACATCGAAAATTCAATCTACATTCCCTCAAGTTGGACTTCCCAATTTCATGCATCTCAAT AATGGTCCCATTTGCTTCAATTGCTTAATGTTGAATTCTTCCAAATGTGTATCAGTGGATTTGCTTATATCAAGACATGCTATCTTCTACAACAGAAGGACTTCCTACAACATCTTCCATGGCAACC ACATATTAAACAGAAGGAAAAGATCAGATGCATTATCTCTTATAATACATATATTTGGAATCAAGGGATGCTGCACAAATTTACTGAAACGTGACTGCCATGTGTCTAGTACAACAAATTCTAATTGCTT GTGCCTTTCACTGCCTAAACTAATGAATAAGCTCATCAGAAATTCTAAGCGCTGCCAGTATAAGAAACTATTTCTGAAGCATTGTTCTGTCAATTCCAAG AAGGAAATTTGGTTATCAACTGGATCTGACGAGGAGAAACTTCAGAATCTACTACATTGTTGGATTAGCTGGATGTTTTCTGATATTGTGATACCATTACTGAAGGCATATTTTTATGTTACAGAACGAGAATCAAGAAGATATGATGTTTTCTATTATCCAAAGACAGTTTGGAAAGACTTAACTAGTACTGCTATTGCTTCCTTAAACAAACAAAACCTAAGGATTTTGCGTGGTACATCCAGAAAAAAAGTAAGACAATTATGTTGTTCTTCAAGAGTGAGGTTTGTTCCAAAAGCAAAAGATATGAGACCATTAGTAAATCTCAAAGCTCAATCAAAAAATGTCCTCCTCAATAATTGTCATCTGATTATAAAAAAAGTAAGGGATGAGAATCCAGACAAGTTTGGTTCTTCTGTTTTTGATTACAATAATGTGCATCAAAATCTCTGGCATTTTATTTCTTCAGTAAGAAGTCACCTGAAGGAAAAATTCAAGATATATATTGTTGTTGCCGATGTATCAAAGGCATAcgattgcattaatcatgataTGTTACTGAAAGTTGTGGATGATGCGTTGAAATGTGATGACTATGTTTTGAGGAAATGCAAAAAAGTAGTTTGCAACTGGTCTAAGAATGCCCTCTACCGTTTTGATTCAAATGTTTCTATCTCCAACGGTGATGGTATATGTGATTTCTCGATTCAGTTATCATCAAGGGGTGGCATTTTAGTTGACCAG GGAAAATTTAACAAGATACAAAAGAAAGAGATTCAGTGTTTCCTTTCGAAGCAAGTGAATTGCAATGTTTTGAAGATTGGGCAAAACTTTTACTCACAACAAATAGGCATCATTCAAGGAAACAAGTTATCTCCCAAACTTTGTTCCCTGTACTTTGGTCATCTTGAAAATTCTGTGCTTTCGGAATTTCTTCATGATAGCAAGATTGATTCAAAAAAGGACGTTTCAACACCTAAAAGTTTATTAATGAGGTTCATTGATGATTtcatattcatatctttctccaaGGAGCATGCTCTAGATTTTTTCAATAGGATAAGAAGAGGGTTTTCCGACTACAATTGCTACATGAATGACAGAAAATATGGTTTCAACTTCGAGGTTGCAAATAGTGAGCATTGTTGTAATAGGATCTACAGGTCTGATGATGGATTCTCTTTCATACCATGGAGTGGATTGCTTATTAATTGTGAAACTTTGGAAATTCAAGCTGATTATACAAG GTATCTGGACATTTCCTCCACCATCACTGTTAAGACACATTCTTCAGCAAAGTACCTTGAGAGCAAGCTACGCCATTACATGCGTCCGAAGTGTCATCCCATTTTCTTTGATTCCACGATCAACTCACCAGGCACAGTAAGACTGAATATATATCAAGCTTTCCTCTTATGTGCAATGAAGTTTCATTGTTATTTCCGGAGCATGCCTGATGCCAGCATTAGGAAACTGGAGCTACTGCATATAATTAAGAGAACTTTCAG GTATATGCATAGCCTCATCGTCAGGCGAATCCACGACGTGGAGCTGCAATACAATGTACGCCCAGTTCTGAAGCTTAGGCGAAAAGAAACCATGTGGCTCGGCCTATCAGCATACCTTCGAGTGCTTCAGAAGAAGCAATCACGTTACAAGGATTTGTTGGCATTGCTGAGAGAGGAAATTCAGAGGTGTGGCCATCTGGACCATCACAATGATGGTTTGCGCTATGCTGTGGATGACTCTCACTCGTCAATGTTCTGGAAATTTAAGTTTTAG
- the LOC8082625 gene encoding telomerase reverse transcriptase isoform X1, with amino-acid sequence MTRRRRGGGGGPRGRVPRELHQAYGTLARTLGHAVLSLLPPPTPPGTPCSACRGRGGAAGCLACRRWGYLLRDGDPVAYRSLVTRAVCVVAPAGSSAPPPPRYTPGNAGHSQAKLVREMIKLMMADRTWRTTNVLSSGFHAGAQTTCASELVSSLSWEILLQRIGDLLMCYILRHSSIFVPVKKDGFFQVTGLPLNVFLQKPMFADMTKNQQPQSTKGKYLCYLCQMSQNISGGHVNNSKVAFPSPDTSTWKFDNPKSSGSYGSAKFTEPNCLIEECNRSELPFTNGSIKCSSLDYQNPRKRKRLYSWQRHNKQKQICSEDRLSTGGSKINISRVGVHDVLLEDLGATVNDKVQFLEPTVDNDYLAKSSDVTHSHAKEPYGVLSYEKSPSSVFDVRPSQCNNTSKIQSTFPQVGLPNFMHLNNGPICFNCLMLNSSKCVSVDLLISRHAIFYNRRTSYNIFHGNHILNRRKRSDALSLIIHIFGIKGCCTNLLKRDCHVSSTTNSNCLCLSLPKLMNKLIRNSKRCQYKKLFLKHCSVNSKRATDVAKNYNGKTQYLVEEKSEYYDQPYVQLEAYNTHQQVVSFIWAVLTRIIPEPLLGNSCSKRSLRINIWKFIKLRRYEKNCLKDCIGELKVSHYSWISNIELSDCYCSDLMKKEIWLSTGSDEEKLQNLLHCWISWMFSDIVIPLLKAYFYVTERESRRYDVFYYPKTVWKDLTSTAIASLNKQNLRILRGTSRKKVRQLCCSSRVRFVPKAKDMRPLVNLKAQSKNVLLNNCHLIIKKVRDENPDKFGSSVFDYNNVHQNLWHFISSVRSHLKEKFKIYIVVADVSKAYDCINHDMLLKVVDDALKCDDYVLRKCKKVVCNWSKNALYRFDSNVSISNGDGICDFSIQLSSRGGILVDQGKFNKIQKKEIQCFLSKQVNCNVLKIGQNFYSQQIGIIQGNKLSPKLCSLYFGHLENSVLSEFLHDSKIDSKKDVSTPKSLLMRFIDDFIFISFSKEHALDFFNRIRRGFSDYNCYMNDRKYGFNFEVANSEHCCNRIYRSDDGFSFIPWSGLLINCETLEIQADYTRYLDISSTITVKTHSSAKYLESKLRHYMRPKCHPIFFDSTINSPGTVRLNIYQAFLLCAMKFHCYFRSMPDASIRKLELLHIIKRTFRYMHSLIVRRIHDVELQYNVRPVLKLRRKETMWLGLSAYLRVLQKKQSRYKDLLALLREEIQRCGHLDHHNDGLRYAVDDSHSSMFWKFKF; translated from the exons AtgacgcgccgccgccgcggcggaggcggcggccctCGGGGGAGGGTTCCCCGGGAGCTCCACCAGGCCTACGGCACACTGGCGCGCACTCTCGGCCACGCCGTCCTTTCGCTCctcccgccgccgacgccgccgggCACGCCCTGCTCCGCCTGCCGCGGGCGCGGAGGCGCCGCCGGTTGCCTCGCGTGCCGCCGCTGGGGGTACCTCCTCCGCGACGGGGACCCGGTCGCGTACCGCAGCCTCGTCACCCGCGCTGTCTGCGTCGTCGCGCCGGCTGGGTCGTCCGCACCCCCGCCGCCGCGGTACACGCCGGGGAATGCCGGGCACTCGCAGGCCAAG CTCGTTCGGGAGATGATCAAGTTGATGATGGCGGATCGAACGTGGAGGACAACCAACGTCCTCTCCAGCGGTTTCCATGCG GGTGCCCAAACTACGTGTGCTAGTGAGCTTGTTTCTTCTTTATCTTGGGAAATTCTCTTGCAAAGG ATTGGGGATTTACTCATGTGCTATATTCTAAGGCATTCATCAATATTTGTGCCTGTTAAGAAGGACGGTTTTTTTCAAGTAACTGGCCTCCCACTCAATGTTTTCCTGCAAAAGCCTATGTTTGCGGATATGACAAAAAATCAACAACCCCAATCCACGAAAGGAAAATACTTG TGCTATCTGTGCCAGATGTCACAAAACATATCTGGAGGCCATGTCAACAATTCAAAAGTTGCATTCCCTTCTCCAGATACCAGCACTTGGAAATTTGATAATCCAAAAAGCTCTGGAAGTTATGGTTCTGCAAAATTTACAGAACCCAATTGTTTAATTGAGGAATGTAATCGCTCAGAACTTCCTTTCACTAATGGATCAATAAAGTGTTCCAGTTTAGATTATCAGAATCCTAGGAAAAGAAAACGGCTGTACAGTTGGCAACGCCACAACAAACAGAAGCAGATTTGTTCTGAGGACAGGTTGTCAACTGGGGGGAGTAAAATAAACATCAGTCGAGTTGGTGTCCATGATGTATTACTGGAGGACTTGGGTGCTACGGTGAATGATAAAGTGCAGTTTTTGGAACCAACAGTAGATAATGATTATTTAGCAAAGAGCAGTGATGTGACTCATTCACATGCTAAAGAGCCATATGGTGTATTGTCCTATGAAAAATCACCAAGTTCTGTGTTTGATGTTAGACCTTCCCAGTGTAACAATACATCGAAAATTCAATCTACATTCCCTCAAGTTGGACTTCCCAATTTCATGCATCTCAAT AATGGTCCCATTTGCTTCAATTGCTTAATGTTGAATTCTTCCAAATGTGTATCAGTGGATTTGCTTATATCAAGACATGCTATCTTCTACAACAGAAGGACTTCCTACAACATCTTCCATGGCAACC ACATATTAAACAGAAGGAAAAGATCAGATGCATTATCTCTTATAATACATATATTTGGAATCAAGGGATGCTGCACAAATTTACTGAAACGTGACTGCCATGTGTCTAGTACAACAAATTCTAATTGCTT GTGCCTTTCACTGCCTAAACTAATGAATAAGCTCATCAGAAATTCTAAGCGCTGCCAGTATAAGAAACTATTTCTGAAGCATTGTTCTGTCAATTCCAAG CGTGCAACTGATGTTGCCAAGAATTATAATGGCAAGACACAATATTTAGTTGAAGAGAAATCGGAATATTATGATCAACCTTATGTTCAGTTGGAGGCTTATAATACACATCAGCAAGTAGTTTCCTTTATTTGGGCAGTGTTGACACGAATTATACCCGAGCCGTTGCTAGGAAACTCTTGCAGCAAGAGATCTTTAAGGATAAACATTTGGAAGTTTATTAAGTTGCGTAGGTATGAAAAAAATTGCTTGAAAGATTGTATTGGTGAGCTGAAAGTATCACATTATTCTTGGATATCAAATATTGAATTATCTGATTGCTATTGCTCTGATCTAATGAAGAAGGAAATTTGGTTATCAACTGGATCTGACGAGGAGAAACTTCAGAATCTACTACATTGTTGGATTAGCTGGATGTTTTCTGATATTGTGATACCATTACTGAAGGCATATTTTTATGTTACAGAACGAGAATCAAGAAGATATGATGTTTTCTATTATCCAAAGACAGTTTGGAAAGACTTAACTAGTACTGCTATTGCTTCCTTAAACAAACAAAACCTAAGGATTTTGCGTGGTACATCCAGAAAAAAAGTAAGACAATTATGTTGTTCTTCAAGAGTGAGGTTTGTTCCAAAAGCAAAAGATATGAGACCATTAGTAAATCTCAAAGCTCAATCAAAAAATGTCCTCCTCAATAATTGTCATCTGATTATAAAAAAAGTAAGGGATGAGAATCCAGACAAGTTTGGTTCTTCTGTTTTTGATTACAATAATGTGCATCAAAATCTCTGGCATTTTATTTCTTCAGTAAGAAGTCACCTGAAGGAAAAATTCAAGATATATATTGTTGTTGCCGATGTATCAAAGGCATAcgattgcattaatcatgataTGTTACTGAAAGTTGTGGATGATGCGTTGAAATGTGATGACTATGTTTTGAGGAAATGCAAAAAAGTAGTTTGCAACTGGTCTAAGAATGCCCTCTACCGTTTTGATTCAAATGTTTCTATCTCCAACGGTGATGGTATATGTGATTTCTCGATTCAGTTATCATCAAGGGGTGGCATTTTAGTTGACCAG GGAAAATTTAACAAGATACAAAAGAAAGAGATTCAGTGTTTCCTTTCGAAGCAAGTGAATTGCAATGTTTTGAAGATTGGGCAAAACTTTTACTCACAACAAATAGGCATCATTCAAGGAAACAAGTTATCTCCCAAACTTTGTTCCCTGTACTTTGGTCATCTTGAAAATTCTGTGCTTTCGGAATTTCTTCATGATAGCAAGATTGATTCAAAAAAGGACGTTTCAACACCTAAAAGTTTATTAATGAGGTTCATTGATGATTtcatattcatatctttctccaaGGAGCATGCTCTAGATTTTTTCAATAGGATAAGAAGAGGGTTTTCCGACTACAATTGCTACATGAATGACAGAAAATATGGTTTCAACTTCGAGGTTGCAAATAGTGAGCATTGTTGTAATAGGATCTACAGGTCTGATGATGGATTCTCTTTCATACCATGGAGTGGATTGCTTATTAATTGTGAAACTTTGGAAATTCAAGCTGATTATACAAG GTATCTGGACATTTCCTCCACCATCACTGTTAAGACACATTCTTCAGCAAAGTACCTTGAGAGCAAGCTACGCCATTACATGCGTCCGAAGTGTCATCCCATTTTCTTTGATTCCACGATCAACTCACCAGGCACAGTAAGACTGAATATATATCAAGCTTTCCTCTTATGTGCAATGAAGTTTCATTGTTATTTCCGGAGCATGCCTGATGCCAGCATTAGGAAACTGGAGCTACTGCATATAATTAAGAGAACTTTCAG GTATATGCATAGCCTCATCGTCAGGCGAATCCACGACGTGGAGCTGCAATACAATGTACGCCCAGTTCTGAAGCTTAGGCGAAAAGAAACCATGTGGCTCGGCCTATCAGCATACCTTCGAGTGCTTCAGAAGAAGCAATCACGTTACAAGGATTTGTTGGCATTGCTGAGAGAGGAAATTCAGAGGTGTGGCCATCTGGACCATCACAATGATGGTTTGCGCTATGCTGTGGATGACTCTCACTCGTCAATGTTCTGGAAATTTAAGTTTTAG
- the LOC8082625 gene encoding telomerase reverse transcriptase isoform X4, translated as MTRRRRGGGGGPRGRVPRELHQAYGTLARTLGHAVLSLLPPPTPPGTPCSACRGRGGAAGCLACRRWGYLLRDGDPVAYRSLVTRAVCVVAPAGSSAPPPPRYTPGNAGHSQAKLVREMIKLMMADRTWRTTNVLSSGFHAGAQTTCASELVSSLSWEILLQRIGDLLMCYILRHSSIFVPVKKDGFFQVTGLPLNVFLQKPMFADMTKNQQPQSTKGKYLCYLCQMSQNISGGHVNNSKVAFPSPDTSTWKFDNPKSSGSYGSAKFTEPNCLIEECNRSELPFTNGSIKCSSLDYQNPRKRKRLYSWQRHNKQKQICSEDRLSTGGSKINISRVGVHDVLLEDLGATVNDKVQFLEPTVDNDYLAKSSDVTHSHAKEPYGVLSYEKSPSSVFDVRPSQCNNTSKIQSTFPQVGLPNFMHLNNGPICFNCLMLNSSKCVSVDLLISRHAIFYNRRTSYNIFHGNHILNRRKRSDALSLIIHIFGIKGCCTNLLKRDCHVSSTTNSNCLCLSLPKLMNKLIRNSKRCQYKKLFLKHCSVNSKRATDVAKNYNGKTQYLVEEKSEYYDQPYVQLEAYNTHQQVVSFIWAVLTRIIPEPLLGNSCSKRSLRINIWKFIKLRRRKFGYQLDLTRRNFRIYYIVGLAGCFLIL; from the exons AtgacgcgccgccgccgcggcggaggcggcggccctCGGGGGAGGGTTCCCCGGGAGCTCCACCAGGCCTACGGCACACTGGCGCGCACTCTCGGCCACGCCGTCCTTTCGCTCctcccgccgccgacgccgccgggCACGCCCTGCTCCGCCTGCCGCGGGCGCGGAGGCGCCGCCGGTTGCCTCGCGTGCCGCCGCTGGGGGTACCTCCTCCGCGACGGGGACCCGGTCGCGTACCGCAGCCTCGTCACCCGCGCTGTCTGCGTCGTCGCGCCGGCTGGGTCGTCCGCACCCCCGCCGCCGCGGTACACGCCGGGGAATGCCGGGCACTCGCAGGCCAAG CTCGTTCGGGAGATGATCAAGTTGATGATGGCGGATCGAACGTGGAGGACAACCAACGTCCTCTCCAGCGGTTTCCATGCG GGTGCCCAAACTACGTGTGCTAGTGAGCTTGTTTCTTCTTTATCTTGGGAAATTCTCTTGCAAAGG ATTGGGGATTTACTCATGTGCTATATTCTAAGGCATTCATCAATATTTGTGCCTGTTAAGAAGGACGGTTTTTTTCAAGTAACTGGCCTCCCACTCAATGTTTTCCTGCAAAAGCCTATGTTTGCGGATATGACAAAAAATCAACAACCCCAATCCACGAAAGGAAAATACTTG TGCTATCTGTGCCAGATGTCACAAAACATATCTGGAGGCCATGTCAACAATTCAAAAGTTGCATTCCCTTCTCCAGATACCAGCACTTGGAAATTTGATAATCCAAAAAGCTCTGGAAGTTATGGTTCTGCAAAATTTACAGAACCCAATTGTTTAATTGAGGAATGTAATCGCTCAGAACTTCCTTTCACTAATGGATCAATAAAGTGTTCCAGTTTAGATTATCAGAATCCTAGGAAAAGAAAACGGCTGTACAGTTGGCAACGCCACAACAAACAGAAGCAGATTTGTTCTGAGGACAGGTTGTCAACTGGGGGGAGTAAAATAAACATCAGTCGAGTTGGTGTCCATGATGTATTACTGGAGGACTTGGGTGCTACGGTGAATGATAAAGTGCAGTTTTTGGAACCAACAGTAGATAATGATTATTTAGCAAAGAGCAGTGATGTGACTCATTCACATGCTAAAGAGCCATATGGTGTATTGTCCTATGAAAAATCACCAAGTTCTGTGTTTGATGTTAGACCTTCCCAGTGTAACAATACATCGAAAATTCAATCTACATTCCCTCAAGTTGGACTTCCCAATTTCATGCATCTCAAT AATGGTCCCATTTGCTTCAATTGCTTAATGTTGAATTCTTCCAAATGTGTATCAGTGGATTTGCTTATATCAAGACATGCTATCTTCTACAACAGAAGGACTTCCTACAACATCTTCCATGGCAACC ACATATTAAACAGAAGGAAAAGATCAGATGCATTATCTCTTATAATACATATATTTGGAATCAAGGGATGCTGCACAAATTTACTGAAACGTGACTGCCATGTGTCTAGTACAACAAATTCTAATTGCTT GTGCCTTTCACTGCCTAAACTAATGAATAAGCTCATCAGAAATTCTAAGCGCTGCCAGTATAAGAAACTATTTCTGAAGCATTGTTCTGTCAATTCCAAG CGTGCAACTGATGTTGCCAAGAATTATAATGGCAAGACACAATATTTAGTTGAAGAGAAATCGGAATATTATGATCAACCTTATGTTCAGTTGGAGGCTTATAATACACATCAGCAAGTAGTTTCCTTTATTTGGGCAGTGTTGACACGAATTATACCCGAGCCGTTGCTAGGAAACTCTTGCAGCAAGAGATCTTTAAGGATAAACATTTGGAAGTTTATTAAGTTGCGTAG AAGGAAATTTGGTTATCAACTGGATCTGACGAGGAGAAACTTCAGAATCTACTACATTGTTGGATTAGCTGGATGTTTTCTGATATTGTGA